A single region of the Phycisphaerae bacterium genome encodes:
- a CDS encoding nickel-dependent hydrogenase large subunit: MTATLNHPAKRSVTRTLDIPLNRVEGDLSIRVELDSGRVSEAWSSGTMYRGIENILVGRGPLDGLVITPRICGICSTAHLAAASKALDSISGIRPPPDAIRVRNLALMAELLQSDVRQTFLTFAADFTNGAYQRHPLHEEALRRYAPMKGETAIDVIRQTRKIVEIVAILGGQWPHSSYMVPGGVAGVPSLADLLQCQHLLAGYRAWYERRILGCSIDRWGEVRSGADLDTWLHECAAHRDSDLGFFIRFARQNGLDRIGGGHGSFISFGLLDLPPGTEVRGRNGCTTHLMGGGFARGTHVTPFDPANVTEHVAHSWYVDYPGGRHPLEGETRPYATGEESQKYSWAKAPRYADLPAETGPLAEMVVSQNPLFADLLTSGPSVFARQLARLVRPAELMPAMKQWLSEICPDGTFYDPASAIAEGEGFGTVEAARGALGHWVRIEGGSIQRYQIITPTAWNGSPRDFGHVRGPWEEALIGTPVADPEDPVELGHVVRSFDPCLVCTVHALRGGCSLIRRDL, from the coding sequence ATGACGGCTACATTGAACCATCCAGCGAAGCGATCCGTGACCAGGACGCTCGACATCCCGCTGAATCGGGTTGAGGGTGATCTTAGTATCCGTGTCGAGCTGGACAGCGGCCGCGTGTCAGAAGCCTGGAGTTCGGGGACCATGTATCGTGGCATCGAGAACATCCTGGTTGGCCGCGGCCCTCTTGATGGATTGGTGATCACGCCGCGCATCTGTGGCATTTGCAGCACGGCGCATCTGGCCGCCGCATCAAAGGCTCTGGACTCGATTTCTGGAATCCGGCCGCCCCCAGACGCCATTCGGGTCCGTAATCTTGCCCTCATGGCCGAACTGCTCCAAAGCGACGTCCGGCAGACGTTTCTGACCTTTGCGGCGGACTTCACGAATGGCGCTTATCAGAGACACCCCCTGCATGAGGAGGCCCTGAGGCGATATGCGCCGATGAAGGGAGAGACGGCCATTGATGTGATCCGGCAGACCCGCAAGATCGTTGAGATCGTGGCGATACTCGGTGGACAGTGGCCGCACTCTTCGTACATGGTGCCCGGCGGGGTGGCCGGTGTCCCCAGCCTTGCCGACCTTCTGCAGTGCCAGCATCTGCTGGCCGGCTACCGGGCCTGGTACGAACGTCGGATTCTGGGATGCTCGATCGATCGCTGGGGTGAAGTTCGCAGCGGGGCGGATCTGGATACCTGGCTTCATGAATGTGCCGCTCACCGCGACAGCGATCTGGGTTTCTTCATCCGCTTTGCCCGTCAGAACGGTCTTGACCGAATCGGTGGCGGACATGGCAGTTTCATCAGCTTTGGCCTACTCGATCTGCCACCGGGCACGGAGGTCCGTGGCCGAAACGGTTGCACGACCCACTTGATGGGTGGGGGCTTCGCCCGCGGGACGCACGTTACACCGTTCGATCCGGCCAACGTGACCGAGCACGTTGCGCACTCGTGGTATGTGGACTACCCCGGCGGCCGACATCCCCTCGAGGGTGAGACGCGTCCCTATGCCACCGGGGAAGAGAGCCAGAAGTACTCCTGGGCCAAAGCTCCCCGATATGCGGACTTGCCGGCCGAGACGGGGCCGCTCGCGGAGATGGTTGTTTCGCAGAACCCACTGTTTGCCGATTTGCTGACTTCGGGGCCTAGTGTCTTTGCCCGCCAGCTTGCGCGCCTGGTTCGGCCGGCGGAACTGATGCCGGCCATGAAGCAATGGCTCTCGGAGATATGCCCGGACGGCACCTTCTATGATCCCGCGTCGGCTATCGCTGAAGGCGAGGGATTCGGGACTGTGGAAGCCGCCCGCGGAGCGCTGGGACACTGGGTGAGGATTGAAGGCGGCAGCATTCAACGCTATCAGATTATCACGCCCACGGCGTGGAATGGCTCGCCGCGCGACTTCGGCCACGTCCGGGGACCTTGGGAGGAGGCGCTGATCGGAACACCGGTTGCTGATCCGGAGGATCCGGTGGAACTAGGCCACGTGGTCCGATCGTTCGACCCCTGCCTGGTCTGCACCGTACACGCCCTCCGTGGCGGGTGCAGCCTGATTCGCAGAGACCTGTGA